CCGAACCTGGCGGCCATGGCCTCCAGCAGCGGACGGGGCTCGGACACCGCCGACGGGTCGAGCTGGAACGGCCGGTAGCGGACGGTCACCTCGCCGTCGTAGCTGGCGAGGGCCTCCTCCAGCCGACGCTTGCCGATGTAGCACCACGGGCAGACGACGTCCGCGTAGATCTCGATCTCCATGATCGGTGCCAACTCCCAGCTCAGCCGAGTTGTTCCCGGACCTGCCGCTTGAGCCGGCCCAGGATCGCGGTGCCACCGCGTATCCGCAGCGGGCTGATCGCCTGTGCCAGCCCCATCCGCTGGTAGAGGTCGTCCGGCACGGCCAGCACCTCCTCGGCGCTCGCGCCGGCCAGCCCTTCGGCGAGGATCCCGGCGAACGCCCGGGTGGTCGGCGCCTCCGGCGGGCAGTCGAACAGCGTCTCGACGGTCTTTTCCGGCGTCACCCGGGCACGCAGGAAGAACGCCGTCTGGCACTCCGGCACCTGCTCCATGCCCTCGCGCTCGACGGCGTCGACCGAGAGCGGCGGGATGACGTCGGCGTACTCGAGCAGCATCTCCAGCACCAGGTCGCGCGGCGCGGCGGCGAATTCGTCGACGATCTCGGCCAGTCGGGCCGGCATGTCAGCCATGTGTCGAGGCTACCGCCGTTGGTAAGGGCCCCTTCCCGCTACCCGAGGCGATCAGAAGGGGCCTTGTTTGCGGTTCAGACGGTGGGAGACTGCTCGCTGATCTCGCTGAGGGCGCTGGTGGGGTCGAGCTGCATGGCCAGGTCGCCGAGCGAGACGATCCCGACCAGCTTGCGGTCGGTGTCGCAGACCAGCACTCGCCGGATGCCCCGGTCGCGCATCAGCGTCGCCGCCTCGCCGGCCGTGCAGTGCTGCTCGATCATGACCACCTCGCGGGTGACGATCGAGCCGATGGTGGTGGCAGTCGGCGAGCGGTTCTCGGCCACCGCCCGGACCACGATGTCCCGGTCGGTGAGCATGCCGGCGAGGCTGGCGCCGTCGGTGACCACCACGTCGCCGATGTCCGCCTCCTTCATCACCCTGGCCGCCTCGTCCAGGGTGGTCTCCGCCGACAGGTACACGACCTGCTTGGTCATCACGTCGCTGACCCGGTAACTGGTCATGAGAGCCTCCGAAGACGTTTGCACCGATCGAACTGCGGTACCCCGTGACGCGGTCGCTACACCAGGTTCCCACGTTCGCGGCGTACCTCGTGGACCAGTCGTTCCACCAGACCGTCCACGTGCATCTCGGTGCGCCCGTCGCCGGACCGCTCGCGCAACTCGACGTACCCGTCGGCCAGTCGGCGGCCGACCACGACGGCGCGCGGGATGCCGATCAGCTCGGCGTCGGTGAACTTGACCCCGGCCGAGACGTGCGTCCGGTCGTCGACCAGCACCCGCAGGCCGGCGGCGTCGAGCCGCCTGCCGAGCTCCAGCGCCGCGTCGAGTTGCGGTCCCTTGCCCGCCACGATCAGGTGTACGTCGCACGGCGCGACCGCCGCCGGCCAGACCAGCCCCCGGTCGTCGTGATGCTGCTCGGCGATCGCCGCGACCGCCCGGGACACCCCGATGCCGTAGCAGCCCATGGTCGGCCGGACCGGCTTGCCCGCCGGGCCGAGCACGTCGACCGCGAACGCGTCGGTGAATCGGCGGCCGAGCTGGAAGATGTGCCCGATCTCGATGCCCCGCCGGATGGTCAGCTCGCCGCGGTCGCAGTCGGGGCAGGGGTCGCCGGCCCGTACGTCGGCCGCCTCGATCGTGCCGTCGGGCGTGAAGTCCCGTCCGCAGACCACGTCCGTCGCGTGCCGGCCGGGCTCGTTCGCCCCGGTCAACCAGGCAGAGCCGGGCACCACCCGCGGATCGACCAGGTAGCGGATGCCCAGCTTGTCGAGCAACTGCGGCCCGATGTACCCGCGAACCAACTCCGGATGCTCGGCCCACTCCTCGAAGACGGCCACCTGGGCCGGGTGCAGCGCGGCACCGACCCGCTTCAGGTCGACCTCCCGGTCACCCGGCAGCCCCACCACCAGCGGCTCGGCCCGCTCCGCGCCCGGCTGGCGCACGCTCAGCACGACGTTCTTCAGGGTGTCGGCGGCGGTCCAGCCGTCCCGGCCGCCCAGTCGGCGGGCGTTGGCCAGCTCCACCAGGCTGGCGATCGTCGGGGTCTCGGGGGTGTCGTGCACCTCGACGGCCGGCTGCGCGGCCGGATCGCCGGCGGCCGGCGCCCGGGTGATGACCGCCTCGGTGTTCGCCGCGTAGTCGCAGGCGGTGCAGCCGACGAAGGTGTCCTCGCCGACCGGCGTCGCGGCCAGGAACTCCTCCGACGCCGAGCCGCCCATCGCCCCGGACATCGCGTGCACCACCGTGTAGTCCAGCCCCAGCCGGTCGAAGATCCGCCGGTACGCCGCCCGGTGCCGTCCGTACGCGTCCCGCAGCCCCTCCTCGTCCAGGTCGAAGGAGTACGCGTCCTTCATCAGGAACTCCCGGCCGCGCAGCAGACCGGCCCGCGGCCGCGCCTCGTCCCGGAACTTCGTCTGCACCTGGAACAGCGTCACCGGGAAATCCCGGTACGAGGTGAACAGGTCCTTGACCAGCAGCGCCGCCATCTCCTCGTGGGTGGGCGCCAACAGGTGCTCGGCGCCGCGCCGGTCGGCGAGGGTGAAGATGTCGTCGCCGTACTCCGCCCACCGGCCACTGGTCCGGTACGGCTCCGCCGGCAGCAGCGCCGGGAAGTGCACCTCCTGGTCGCCGATCGCGATCAGCTCGCCACGTACCACCTCGGTGATCCGGTCCAGCACCAGCTTGCCCAGCGGCAGCCACGTGTACCCGCCCGGTGCGGCGCGGCGGATGTAGCCGGCGCGCAGCAGCAACCGGTGGCTCGGCACCTCCGCGTCGGCCGGGTCCTCGCGCAGGGTTCGCAGCAGCAGGGTCGACATGCGTAGCAGCATTCGCGCAGCCTAGAGCCGTCGCGCCGGGACGGCGATCCAATTCGTTCCCGTGCGCGGCACGACTGTCGGGTCGGCGAGCGGCCGGA
The nucleotide sequence above comes from Micromonospora sp. NBC_00389. Encoded proteins:
- a CDS encoding SufE family protein; its protein translation is MADMPARLAEIVDEFAAAPRDLVLEMLLEYADVIPPLSVDAVEREGMEQVPECQTAFFLRARVTPEKTVETLFDCPPEAPTTRAFAGILAEGLAGASAEEVLAVPDDLYQRMGLAQAISPLRIRGGTAILGRLKRQVREQLG
- a CDS encoding CBS domain-containing protein, translating into MTSYRVSDVMTKQVVYLSAETTLDEAARVMKEADIGDVVVTDGASLAGMLTDRDIVVRAVAENRSPTATTIGSIVTREVVMIEQHCTAGEAATLMRDRGIRRVLVCDTDRKLVGIVSLGDLAMQLDPTSALSEISEQSPTV
- a CDS encoding proline--tRNA ligase, with translation MLLRMSTLLLRTLREDPADAEVPSHRLLLRAGYIRRAAPGGYTWLPLGKLVLDRITEVVRGELIAIGDQEVHFPALLPAEPYRTSGRWAEYGDDIFTLADRRGAEHLLAPTHEEMAALLVKDLFTSYRDFPVTLFQVQTKFRDEARPRAGLLRGREFLMKDAYSFDLDEEGLRDAYGRHRAAYRRIFDRLGLDYTVVHAMSGAMGGSASEEFLAATPVGEDTFVGCTACDYAANTEAVITRAPAAGDPAAQPAVEVHDTPETPTIASLVELANARRLGGRDGWTAADTLKNVVLSVRQPGAERAEPLVVGLPGDREVDLKRVGAALHPAQVAVFEEWAEHPELVRGYIGPQLLDKLGIRYLVDPRVVPGSAWLTGANEPGRHATDVVCGRDFTPDGTIEAADVRAGDPCPDCDRGELTIRRGIEIGHIFQLGRRFTDAFAVDVLGPAGKPVRPTMGCYGIGVSRAVAAIAEQHHDDRGLVWPAAVAPCDVHLIVAGKGPQLDAALELGRRLDAAGLRVLVDDRTHVSAGVKFTDAELIGIPRAVVVGRRLADGYVELRERSGDGRTEMHVDGLVERLVHEVRRERGNLV